In a genomic window of Anaeromicrobium sediminis:
- a CDS encoding YfjL-like protein: MKKIENQLLKYKKMNKTIITIILIVFACVITYRGSVMGSLSLMVIIPFVCRMFYDQTAHIVAISLIIGAISGFFNVLGFGILFPLIFSISSLCGVFGAMSLKKVYNEPIKKKKILYLILSIILLRAGISINVEATGTPWGYMEAKEKINSYVKKNYEDGTLKYKKTSYNWYMDNYYNVYEYFVRGSSQEVHIDYSKRKEIYDQFKFEMEQLYTYEREIELQGILNGLMDKNLRVSAGIETEDYITRDELNDHYYNLTYDMEKFNKTKEKREKLNNKITYIIRIKDNEMKDLILSKEELTDLAIKIRNTIGVHEINFLRVTVKCSNGEDSSYEVWFDKNTDEEGIIKNYKYEKK; encoded by the coding sequence ATGAAGAAAATAGAGAACCAGTTATTAAAATATAAAAAGATGAATAAGACTATAATTACCATAATATTAATTGTATTTGCTTGTGTAATTACATATAGGGGATCAGTGATGGGGTCCTTATCATTGATGGTTATTATTCCTTTTGTCTGTAGAATGTTCTATGACCAAACAGCTCATATTGTGGCCATATCCTTAATTATAGGAGCTATTAGTGGATTTTTTAATGTTCTTGGATTTGGTATTTTATTTCCTCTAATTTTTAGTATTTCTTCCCTATGTGGAGTATTTGGTGCAATGAGTTTGAAAAAAGTATACAATGAACCTATAAAAAAGAAAAAAATATTATATTTAATCTTGAGCATTATACTTCTGCGGGCAGGCATATCTATTAATGTAGAAGCCACTGGTACACCTTGGGGTTACATGGAGGCTAAGGAAAAAATAAATTCTTATGTGAAAAAAAATTATGAGGATGGAACTTTAAAGTATAAAAAAACGTCATATAATTGGTACATGGATAATTACTATAATGTGTATGAATATTTTGTTAGAGGATCATCACAAGAAGTTCATATAGACTATAGTAAGCGTAAAGAAATATATGATCAATTTAAGTTTGAAATGGAACAATTATATACATATGAAAGGGAAATAGAATTACAAGGGATTTTAAATGGTCTTATGGATAAGAATTTAAGGGTATCAGCTGGTATAGAAACAGAGGACTATATAACTAGGGATGAATTAAATGATCATTATTATAATCTAACCTATGATATGGAAAAATTCAACAAGACTAAAGAGAAAAGAGAAAAATTAAATAATAAAATAACCTATATCATAAGAATTAAAGATAATGAAATGAAAGACTTAATACTATCTAAAGAAGAATTAACAGATTTAGCAATTAAGATACGAAATACAATAGGTGTACATGAAATAAATTTTTTAAGGGTGACCGTAAAATGCTCTAATGGAGAGGATAGTTCCTATGAAGTTTGGTTTGACAAAAATACAGACGAGGAAGGTATAATAAAAAACTATAAGTATGAAAAAAAGTAA
- a CDS encoding aspartyl-phosphate phosphatase Spo0E family protein: MSKEKIVKGQIEKYKENLNTVLEDDNVNLVDEEILKISEHLDKLIVEYYRENKKCE; this comes from the coding sequence TTGAGCAAAGAAAAAATAGTAAAAGGTCAGATAGAAAAATATAAAGAGAACCTTAATACTGTTTTAGAGGACGACAACGTTAATTTAGTTGATGAAGAAATTTTAAAAATAAGTGAACATCTAGATAAATTAATAGTTGAATATTATAGAGAAAATAAAAAGTGTGAATAA
- a CDS encoding MalY/PatB family protein: protein MNRDFNKVICRKNNYAAKYDELELKFGRDDLVSMWVADMDFESAKPIKDAIIKRAEQGIFGYTSRPDSYYEAMTQWYKRRYDWNIDKSKLIHSIGVCTSLSIIVDKFTKPGDKIIVQSPVYYPFFDVVVDNERELVLNPLKKIDDNYVMDYEDLENKMDENIKFLILCNPHNPVGRVWTKEELTRLGEICLKHNVMVISDEIHGDLVYGDKVYTPFASISEELNNNTITCLSATKTFNIAGLQASFAIFPDESMYNIFERTLGILDIKRNNCFSLVAVEAAYRYGEEWLNDLLVYLKSNMDFLKEYCEKNIPEIVTNRPEGTYLAWLNCEGLGLSDEDLVDFMINKAKVGLDAGNWFGEEGKGYMRINVACPRTMLEQGLKNIEEAVKKYIRK from the coding sequence ATGAATAGAGATTTTAACAAAGTAATATGTAGAAAGAATAATTATGCAGCAAAATATGATGAGTTAGAGTTGAAATTTGGAAGGGATGATCTAGTGTCCATGTGGGTTGCAGATATGGATTTTGAGTCGGCTAAACCCATAAAAGATGCCATAATAAAAAGGGCAGAGCAAGGTATATTTGGTTATACTTCAAGACCTGATTCCTATTACGAGGCCATGACCCAGTGGTATAAGAGAAGATATGATTGGAATATTGATAAATCAAAATTAATCCACAGTATAGGAGTATGTACATCCCTAAGCATTATAGTGGATAAATTTACTAAACCAGGAGATAAAATAATTGTTCAATCTCCTGTCTATTATCCATTTTTTGACGTGGTAGTAGATAATGAAAGAGAATTAGTTTTAAATCCCCTAAAGAAAATAGATGATAATTATGTTATGGACTATGAAGATTTAGAAAATAAAATGGATGAAAATATTAAATTTCTAATTCTATGTAATCCTCATAATCCAGTTGGAAGAGTCTGGACAAAGGAAGAGTTAACTAGGTTAGGAGAAATTTGCCTAAAGCATAATGTGATGGTCATATCCGATGAGATCCATGGAGACCTAGTATATGGAGATAAAGTATATACTCCCTTTGCATCCATATCAGAAGAATTAAACAATAATACTATTACATGTTTATCAGCTACAAAGACTTTCAATATTGCAGGCCTTCAAGCATCCTTTGCCATATTCCCAGATGAGAGTATGTATAATATCTTTGAAAGGACCCTTGGTATATTAGATATTAAGAGAAATAATTGCTTTAGTTTAGTAGCTGTAGAAGCAGCTTATAGATATGGGGAAGAATGGTTAAATGATCTATTAGTATACTTAAAATCTAATATGGATTTCTTAAAAGAATACTGTGAGAAAAACATACCAGAAATTGTGACTAATAGACCGGAAGGAACCTATTTAGCATGGCTAAACTGTGAAGGATTAGGTTTATCTGATGAAGATTTAGTTGACTTTATGATAAATAAAGCTAAGGTTGGATTAGATGCTGGAAATTGGTTTGGTGAAGAGGGGAAGGGATATATGAGAATAAATGTAGCTTGTCCTAGAACCATGTTGGAGCAGGGTCTTAAAAATATTGAAGAGGCAGTAAAGAAATACATTAGAAAATAG
- the hpdA gene encoding 4-hydroxyphenylacetate decarboxylase activase — protein MSAKGLLFDIQSYSVHDGPGCRTLFFLSGCPLHCEWCANPESWRLCEKVMFASSKCKVSKGCSRCIDKCPHDSITIKENKLVLNWDLCRKCTTFSCTKACFYEALKLCGKYYEVDELLKIMDRDRQYWGENGGVTFSGGEPFVQHDFLLKILKKCRDRYIHTAIETTGYVDNSIFLNVMNYVDFAFIDVKHMDKNKHKEKTGVYNDRILENIRSLKESKWPGRLVLRMPVIKDFNDTQDNINHMVSFMKELDLFEINILPFHRMGDSKWTQLGYEYKYKNEEPTSHDKLEKIQTIFLDNDIACYIGHETPF, from the coding sequence TTGAGTGCAAAGGGATTATTGTTTGATATACAAAGTTATTCAGTTCATGATGGTCCTGGATGTAGAACCTTATTTTTTTTATCAGGATGTCCCCTCCATTGTGAATGGTGTGCAAATCCAGAGAGCTGGAGATTATGTGAAAAAGTAATGTTTGCATCTAGTAAATGTAAGGTTTCTAAAGGATGTAGTAGATGTATAGATAAATGCCCCCATGATTCCATTACTATTAAAGAAAATAAATTAGTATTAAATTGGGACCTTTGCAGAAAATGTACTACCTTTTCATGTACAAAAGCGTGTTTTTATGAGGCTTTAAAATTGTGTGGAAAGTATTATGAAGTAGATGAACTATTAAAAATAATGGATAGGGATAGACAATATTGGGGAGAAAATGGAGGAGTCACCTTTAGTGGAGGAGAGCCATTTGTGCAACATGACTTCTTACTAAAAATACTAAAAAAATGCAGAGATAGATATATTCATACGGCCATAGAAACTACTGGTTATGTGGACAATTCCATATTTTTAAATGTGATGAATTATGTTGATTTTGCCTTTATAGATGTAAAACACATGGATAAAAATAAACACAAAGAAAAAACTGGAGTTTATAATGATAGGATCCTTGAAAACATAAGAAGTTTAAAAGAATCTAAATGGCCTGGAAGATTAGTTCTTAGAATGCCTGTCATAAAAGATTTTAACGATACACAAGATAATATAAATCATATGGTTAGTTTCATGAAAGAATTAGATTTATTTGAAATAAATATCCTTCCCTTTCATAGAATGGGAGACTCTAAGTGGACTCAGCTTGGATATGAATACAAGTATAAAAATGAAGAACCCACTTCCCATGATAAATTGGAAAAAATACAGACTATCTTCTTAGATAATGATATTGCCTGTTATATAGGCCACGAAACTCCATTTTAA
- a CDS encoding MFS transporter, which yields MDEKQSRHLGHMVVLASWLAVFCLFGYRATFSVLLGPMSKDLGWSISQLSLGYSLMMTVYAITAFFSGMIIDKWGTKPAYAIGSVCAALGFYITSNAHTYMAYLIPYVIFAGIGTGMLWVSSTISVRKWYTGKSYGTMWGIAFMGAPVAQVILSLGVKKVLLTMDWRLAMKGLAIVVFVALVIASLVAKKNPEDYGIAPFGMDKSGGKKDSTEYVWSLKEAYSQGAIWGAIIAFLTSMVAEFLIWTQVVMYWTRDVKLSLSTATNLYVMIGVAGIFTMPLMGKIADKVVINSPVESLGRKKMLIFAPLVGVVACILLLMTKSTIVFGLIACILFAIYWAIEPGGVAGYAGAIYGRKTLGKIWGAATLVVMGIGPAVGSYMGGYLYDSSGNYKYSIIFATCSFAVSSIVAFFLPLSAKPKE from the coding sequence ATGGACGAAAAACAAAGTAGACATTTGGGTCATATGGTAGTTTTAGCCTCTTGGCTTGCAGTGTTTTGTCTCTTTGGATATAGGGCAACCTTCTCAGTTTTGTTGGGACCAATGTCTAAAGACTTGGGATGGAGTATATCTCAGTTATCCTTAGGGTACTCCTTAATGATGACAGTATATGCCATAACAGCATTTTTCAGTGGTATGATCATAGATAAATGGGGAACGAAACCAGCTTATGCCATTGGCTCTGTTTGTGCTGCCCTGGGCTTTTATATTACTAGTAATGCCCATACTTATATGGCCTATTTAATTCCCTATGTAATCTTTGCTGGAATTGGAACTGGTATGCTGTGGGTTTCATCTACCATATCTGTCCGAAAATGGTATACGGGAAAATCCTATGGTACCATGTGGGGAATAGCTTTTATGGGAGCCCCTGTAGCTCAAGTAATTTTGAGTTTAGGAGTTAAAAAGGTTCTTTTAACTATGGATTGGCGCCTTGCCATGAAAGGTTTGGCTATAGTTGTATTTGTAGCCTTAGTAATAGCATCATTAGTTGCTAAGAAAAATCCAGAGGATTATGGAATTGCACCCTTTGGTATGGATAAATCAGGGGGTAAAAAAGACTCTACTGAATATGTATGGAGTCTTAAAGAGGCTTATTCACAAGGTGCTATTTGGGGTGCCATAATAGCATTTTTAACTAGTATGGTAGCCGAGTTTTTGATTTGGACTCAGGTTGTCATGTATTGGACAAGAGATGTTAAACTATCCCTTTCAACTGCCACTAATCTATATGTAATGATTGGGGTTGCTGGTATATTTACCATGCCCCTTATGGGGAAAATAGCTGATAAGGTAGTAATTAATTCTCCTGTAGAATCTTTAGGAAGAAAGAAGATGCTCATATTTGCTCCTCTAGTGGGAGTAGTAGCATGCATATTACTCTTAATGACTAAATCCACCATTGTATTTGGTTTAATTGCTTGTATTTTATTTGCAATTTATTGGGCCATAGAACCAGGTGGAGTGGCCGGATATGCTGGTGCCATATATGGAAGAAAAACCCTAGGAAAAATTTGGGGTGCAGCAACCTTAGTTGTTATGGGTATTGGCCCTGCTGTAGGAAGTTATATGGGTGGTTATTTATACGATTCATCTGGAAACTATAAATATTCCATAATATTTGCAACTTGTTCCTTTGCTGTCTCCTCCATAGTAGCATTCTTCTTGCCCCTTTCAGCTAAACCTAAGGAGTGA
- the hpdC gene encoding 4-hydroxyphenylacetate decarboxylase small subunit, whose translation METKKFNHSDCLNFATIDVAKGFCRVTNEVILTDTDICPKFSQSSKCKNCAHFSNPNEDNIGTCSGLEDRSWTYGDLNAITCNGYEKI comes from the coding sequence ATGGAAACTAAAAAGTTTAATCACAGTGATTGTTTAAATTTCGCTACTATTGATGTGGCTAAAGGATTTTGCAGAGTTACTAATGAAGTAATACTCACTGATACGGATATATGCCCTAAGTTTTCTCAATCATCTAAGTGTAAAAATTGTGCTCACTTCTCTAATCCTAATGAAGATAATATTGGCACATGCAGTGGCCTTGAAGATAGAAGCTGGACCTATGGAGATTTAAATGCTATTACTTGTAATGGGTATGAAAAGATATAG
- the hpdB gene encoding 4-hydroxyphenylacetate decarboxylase large subunit translates to MGNTKKLADILAAKGLPINFQSGGKAPNEMINREIVKKPTPRAEKLRNIYYDTLSSANIEFPYWYTRKWNELEGEVTVVRRAESLKCAFSHLTPIIFPGEKLVMQKASFYRGSFPMPWLSEGFFVAKEDELYQDALERGSTSADELSKFGTGGGNVTESFGNIVSIAGKFGMRKEEVPVLVKLAKMWVGKSVDDVGHKYEQMVPEYKMKENIMRTLICMFDSGYTLPQGREVINYYYPLEYGFDKLIEIAKDCRGEVAGRAGGDGLVGMDRLYFYEAVRLVLEGIQTWILNYAKEAKRLSNITEDPTQKNEYEEIFNCLDWIAHNKPRTFREALQLTYIVHIACLNEDAISGLSPGRLGQVLYPWFEQDMEADRITEDEVLELLELHRVKMTCIDCFASMGVVGGVLSGNTFNNLSLGGLTKDGVSAANDLEMLIVEAGITCATPQPTLSVLYDEKLPEEFLLKCIECDKTGTGYPAWMNNQGGIQFIMDQYGPEGMTISKARSFAIGGCLETSPCCWKELHLNNKNYHIPGGAGQPTSVGVHFIANPKVLELVLSNGKDHRTGIQVYPPHNKKLHTYEELWKVFKNYYEMTCDCLTTTNNVQHDIWRRHNMSIFSSMLKPDCLDTGHHIGHLGYRYNGTYNIESCGTTNMVNSLVALKKLVYEDKKYTIEEMTNSILNNFGFENAEKIGSYSLADQVKLPGGHDYDDIYGDCLLAPKYGNDNIYADSILKEYEDWFCKMCHNYESLYAKPLYACQISVSTHGAQGRATLASADGRLGGTTYADGSMSAYPGTDKNGPYALFNSATVWDHTKSQNSQMNLKVHPSAIQGIAGSRKLLDLTRAYMRKGGFHIQYNIVDSKMLRDAQKKPENYRDLMVRVAGFTQYWCEIGKPIQDEVIARTEYEGVI, encoded by the coding sequence ATGGGTAATACAAAAAAATTAGCTGATATTTTAGCAGCGAAGGGTCTACCCATCAACTTTCAATCGGGAGGAAAGGCTCCTAATGAAATGATAAACAGGGAGATAGTTAAAAAGCCAACACCAAGGGCAGAAAAACTCAGAAATATTTATTATGATACTTTATCTTCTGCTAATATAGAATTTCCTTATTGGTATACAAGAAAGTGGAACGAACTTGAGGGTGAAGTGACTGTAGTAAGAAGAGCTGAAAGTTTAAAGTGTGCTTTCTCACATTTGACTCCAATAATCTTTCCTGGTGAAAAATTAGTAATGCAAAAGGCTAGTTTCTATAGGGGTTCTTTTCCTATGCCTTGGCTATCTGAAGGTTTTTTCGTTGCCAAAGAAGATGAACTTTACCAGGATGCTTTAGAAAGAGGTAGTACAAGTGCTGACGAACTTTCTAAATTTGGTACAGGAGGCGGAAATGTTACGGAGAGCTTTGGAAATATAGTATCAATAGCAGGAAAATTTGGAATGAGAAAGGAAGAAGTTCCCGTACTAGTTAAGCTTGCTAAAATGTGGGTTGGTAAATCTGTAGATGATGTGGGCCACAAATATGAACAGATGGTTCCAGAATATAAAATGAAAGAAAATATCATGCGTACACTCATTTGTATGTTTGATTCAGGATATACACTTCCTCAAGGTCGTGAAGTTATAAACTACTATTATCCCCTTGAATATGGATTTGACAAGCTTATAGAAATAGCTAAAGATTGTCGAGGAGAAGTGGCCGGTCGAGCTGGTGGAGATGGATTAGTAGGTATGGACAGACTATATTTCTACGAAGCCGTTAGACTAGTTTTAGAAGGAATTCAAACCTGGATATTAAACTATGCTAAAGAAGCTAAGAGACTTTCTAATATAACTGAAGATCCTACTCAAAAGAATGAATATGAAGAAATTTTCAATTGTTTAGATTGGATAGCCCATAATAAACCTCGTACCTTCAGAGAGGCCCTTCAATTAACTTATATAGTACATATTGCCTGTTTAAATGAAGATGCCATATCTGGATTGTCTCCAGGAAGATTAGGCCAAGTACTATATCCATGGTTTGAACAGGATATGGAAGCTGATAGGATTACTGAAGATGAAGTATTAGAATTATTAGAACTTCATAGGGTTAAAATGACTTGTATAGATTGTTTTGCTTCCATGGGAGTAGTTGGAGGCGTTTTATCTGGTAATACCTTTAACAATCTAAGTCTTGGTGGTCTTACAAAGGATGGAGTATCTGCTGCAAATGATCTTGAAATGTTAATAGTAGAAGCAGGAATTACCTGTGCCACTCCACAACCTACCCTATCCGTATTATATGATGAAAAATTGCCAGAAGAATTCTTATTAAAATGTATTGAATGTGATAAGACAGGTACTGGTTATCCTGCATGGATGAATAATCAGGGTGGAATTCAATTTATAATGGACCAATATGGACCTGAAGGTATGACCATAAGTAAAGCTCGTTCCTTTGCCATAGGTGGATGTTTAGAAACCTCCCCATGTTGCTGGAAGGAACTCCATTTAAATAATAAAAACTATCACATTCCTGGTGGTGCTGGTCAACCTACTAGCGTAGGAGTGCATTTTATAGCTAATCCTAAGGTATTAGAATTAGTCCTTTCTAATGGTAAAGACCATAGAACAGGAATTCAAGTGTATCCACCTCACAACAAAAAACTTCATACTTATGAAGAATTATGGAAAGTATTTAAAAATTACTATGAAATGACTTGTGATTGTTTAACTACGACTAATAACGTCCAACACGATATTTGGAGAAGACACAACATGTCCATATTTAGTTCCATGTTAAAGCCTGATTGTTTGGATACGGGTCACCATATTGGTCATTTAGGATATAGATATAATGGCACCTATAATATTGAAAGTTGTGGTACTACTAATATGGTCAACTCTTTAGTTGCCCTTAAAAAATTAGTATATGAAGATAAAAAATACACAATTGAGGAAATGACTAATTCAATCCTTAATAATTTCGGTTTTGAAAATGCAGAGAAGATTGGTAGTTACTCCCTAGCAGATCAGGTTAAGCTTCCTGGAGGTCATGACTATGATGATATTTACGGTGATTGTCTACTAGCTCCTAAATATGGCAATGATAATATTTATGCGGACTCCATATTAAAGGAATATGAAGATTGGTTCTGTAAAATGTGCCATAATTATGAGTCCCTTTATGCAAAACCATTATATGCTTGTCAAATATCCGTATCAACCCATGGTGCTCAAGGTAGAGCAACTTTGGCAAGTGCTGATGGTCGCCTAGGTGGTACCACTTATGCTGATGGTTCCATGTCTGCATATCCTGGTACAGATAAAAATGGACCTTATGCATTATTTAATTCTGCAACCGTATGGGATCATACTAAATCTCAAAACTCTCAGATGAACTTAAAGGTTCATCCAAGTGCAATACAGGGCATAGCTGGTTCTAGAAAGTTATTAGACCTTACTCGCGCTTATATGAGAAAGGGAGGATTCCATATTCAATATAATATTGTAGATTCTAAGATGCTTAGGGATGCTCAGAAAAAACCTGAAAATTATAGGGATTTAATGGTTCGTGTTGCAGGGTTCACGCAATATTGGTGTGAAATTGGTAAACCTATTCAAGACGAAGTTATTGCAAGAACTGAATACGAAGGAGTGATATAA
- a CDS encoding CGGC domain-containing protein has product MKIAIIIRKETADRCTGKGCMRAFFKKEDSFKRYEGMEDVELVAFMHSGGDLEYKINKLKELGVDVIHVSTCMRGKYENYEGLVHELAKDFDVIGYTHGSENGKSRDTVSIIREK; this is encoded by the coding sequence ATGAAAATAGCAATAATTATTAGAAAAGAAACGGCAGATAGATGTACTGGTAAAGGTTGTATGAGGGCTTTTTTCAAAAAAGAAGATTCCTTTAAAAGATATGAAGGAATGGAAGATGTGGAACTTGTGGCATTCATGCACAGTGGTGGAGATTTGGAGTATAAGATAAATAAGTTAAAGGAATTAGGTGTAGATGTAATTCATGTTTCAACTTGTATGAGGGGAAAATATGAAAATTATGAAGGGTTAGTTCATGAACTTGCTAAAGATTTTGATGTTATAGGTTATACCCATGGTTCAGAGAATGGAAAAAGTAGAGATACTGTAAGTATAATAAGAGAAAAATAG
- a CDS encoding YfgJ family double zinc ribbon protein, with product MKCIECGGNMKGRGSRFSCEKCHIDYEIKFKCEKCGSKPDELSSCAAINYFCPTCKELKSREKMDKAFIKI from the coding sequence ATGAAGTGTATAGAATGTGGGGGAAATATGAAGGGGCGAGGCTCAAGATTTAGTTGTGAAAAATGTCACATAGACTATGAAATAAAATTTAAGTGTGAGAAATGTGGATCAAAGCCTGATGAATTATCATCCTGTGCAGCTATTAATTATTTTTGTCCAACTTGTAAGGAATTAAAATCTAGAGAGAAAATGGATAAAGCGTTTATAAAAATATAG
- the asnB gene encoding asparagine synthase (glutamine-hydrolyzing) translates to MCGIAGWVNYERNINSEINIMENMTEMLKKRGPDDTGFYVSNNALLGHRRLVIVDPEGGRQPMTRQLGDNKYTIVYNGELYNTEEVREKLKAKGHKFEAYSDTEVLLVSYMEWGADCLKHINGIFAFGVWDEKNKSLFLARDPLGVKPLFYTQKNHTLIFASELKALLEHPMVEPVIDREGLLEIFGLGPARSLGSGVFKYIKEIPPAHYLVYKDETFLLKEYWKLEAKPHGEDINTTVDHTRSLLIDAIERQLVSDVPVCTFLSGGLDSSAISAIVANYYKRNKKGTLNTFSIEYEDNDKYFKANEYQPNSDDVWAGKMAQFINSNHHSIVIDNLQLVSALKDAVNASDLPGMADIDSSLYLFCKEVRKKSTVALSGECADEIFGGYPWYRREADINANTFPWSKYVKERRNILAKGLKNLPLEEYVAQKYEDTIKRVPKLEGETQEEARMRELFYLNMKWFMVTLLNRKDRMSMANSLEVRVPFADYRLVEYAFNIPNKMKFCDGREKGILRRALKGILPRDIIERRKSPYPKTHHYIYTKAVQKWMGEILQDKNSPILEIIDRDKVYDIVKTGGKSFNKPWFGQLMTGPQLIAYLIQMDTWMREYKVKIIE, encoded by the coding sequence ATGTGCGGAATTGCTGGATGGGTAAATTATGAAAGAAATATTAATAGTGAAATAAATATAATGGAAAATATGACAGAGATGCTTAAGAAGAGAGGACCTGACGATACTGGTTTTTATGTATCTAACAACGCATTATTAGGTCATAGACGTTTAGTAATTGTGGATCCAGAAGGTGGAAGACAACCAATGACAAGGCAACTAGGAGATAATAAATATACAATTGTATATAATGGTGAATTATACAATACAGAAGAAGTAAGAGAAAAATTAAAGGCAAAGGGACATAAATTTGAAGCATATTCGGATACGGAAGTTCTTTTGGTTTCTTATATGGAATGGGGGGCAGATTGTCTAAAGCATATTAATGGAATTTTTGCCTTTGGAGTATGGGATGAAAAAAATAAGAGTTTGTTTTTAGCTAGAGATCCCCTGGGAGTAAAGCCCTTATTTTATACTCAGAAAAATCATACATTAATCTTTGCTTCCGAGTTAAAAGCCCTATTAGAACATCCTATGGTAGAGCCTGTTATAGATAGGGAAGGGTTACTCGAAATTTTTGGACTTGGGCCTGCAAGATCATTGGGAAGTGGAGTTTTTAAATATATTAAGGAAATTCCTCCAGCCCACTATCTAGTATATAAGGATGAAACTTTCTTATTAAAAGAATATTGGAAATTAGAAGCTAAACCCCATGGGGAAGATATTAATACTACAGTTGATCACACAAGAAGTTTGCTAATAGATGCCATTGAAAGACAATTAGTATCTGATGTCCCCGTATGTACTTTTCTATCAGGAGGATTAGACTCTAGCGCCATATCAGCTATTGTGGCAAATTATTATAAAAGAAATAAAAAGGGTACATTAAATACTTTTTCAATTGAATATGAAGACAATGATAAATATTTTAAAGCCAATGAATATCAACCTAATTCAGATGATGTATGGGCAGGGAAAATGGCTCAATTTATTAATAGTAATCACCACAGTATAGTAATTGATAATTTACAGTTGGTATCAGCACTGAAAGATGCTGTTAATGCCAGTGATTTACCTGGTATGGCAGACATAGATTCATCTCTGTATCTTTTTTGCAAAGAAGTTAGAAAGAAATCAACGGTAGCCCTTTCGGGAGAATGTGCCGATGAAATATTTGGAGGATACCCCTGGTATAGACGAGAGGCTGACATAAATGCCAATACTTTTCCCTGGTCAAAGTATGTAAAGGAACGGAGAAATATTTTGGCCAAAGGACTAAAAAATTTGCCCCTAGAAGAGTATGTGGCTCAAAAATATGAAGACACTATAAAGCGAGTTCCTAAGCTGGAAGGTGAAACACAAGAGGAAGCTAGGATGAGAGAACTTTTTTATCTCAATATGAAATGGTTCATGGTGACCTTGTTAAATAGAAAAGATCGTATGAGTATGGCAAATAGTTTAGAAGTTAGAGTACCCTTTGCAGATTATAGACTTGTTGAATATGCATTTAATATTCCAAACAAAATGAAGTTTTGTGATGGAAGAGAGAAAGGTATTTTAAGAAGAGCATTAAAGGGAATTTTGCCAAGGGATATTATAGAAAGAAGAAAGAGCCCATATCCTAAAACACACCATTATATATATACAAAAGCTGTACAAAAATGGATGGGAGAAATTTTACAGGATAAAAATTCACCTATACTAGAAATTATAGATAGGGATAAAGTATATGACATTGTTAAAACAGGAGGGAAATCATTTAATAAACCATGGTTTGGTCAACTCATGACAGGGCCACAATTAATTGCATATTTAATTCAGATGGATACATGGATGAGGGAATATAAAGTGAAAATTATAGAATAA